In one window of Rhodanobacter sp. FDAARGOS 1247 DNA:
- the rnk gene encoding nucleoside diphosphate kinase regulator yields the protein MSKPPITVSRIDMERIEALLERLPTAEADKLDALRAELDRAEVVEPSAMPDHVVTMNSTVTFEDESNGEQLTLTLVYPASAGTAGTVSILAPVGSALLGLARDQQIDWPTPDGRKRRLKVLEITYQPEAAGHFHR from the coding sequence ATGAGCAAGCCACCGATCACTGTTTCCCGCATCGACATGGAACGCATCGAAGCGCTGCTGGAGCGTCTGCCGACGGCGGAAGCCGACAAGCTGGACGCGCTGCGCGCGGAGCTGGATCGTGCCGAGGTGGTCGAGCCGTCGGCGATGCCCGACCACGTCGTGACGATGAACTCGACCGTCACCTTCGAGGACGAAAGCAACGGCGAGCAGCTGACCCTGACCCTGGTCTACCCCGCGTCGGCCGGCACGGCCGGCACCGTGTCGATCCTGGCTCCCGTGGGCAGCGCCCTGCTTGGACTGGCGCGCGACCAGCAGATCGACTGGCCCACCCCGGACGGCCGCAAGCGTCGCCTGAAAGTGCTGGAGATCACCTACCAGCCCGAGGCCGCGGGACACTTCCACCGCTGA
- a CDS encoding MFS transporter — translation MPAVAALPDRDRLDRRDVKTLLLAALGGALEFYDFVVFVFFAIPLSQLFFPHDTAPWLAQLQVFGIFAAGYLARPLGGIVMAHYGDKLGRKRMFTLSVFLMAVPTLGIGLLPTHAQIGMLAPLLLLLLRVVQGIAVGGEVPGAWVFVAEHVPARRVGFACASLTSGLTVGILIGSLVAATINSRLTPAAVLDWGWRLPFLVGGVFGFCAVWLRRWLSETPVFQAMHARRELASGLPLRLVFERHLPSVLLSMLVTWMLTAAILVIILMTPSIVQSAFHVAPARAFLGNNLASFALALGCLGYGWLADRIGYARTLLLGAIGLLLCSYALYLDLQAGAGHFLALYALTGLAVGVVGVVPALMVAAFPPAVRFSGLSFSYNIAYALFGGITPPLIGWLVKQFGVLAPAHYVAFAALIGVAVALRLRGRDVADG, via the coding sequence ATGCCTGCCGTTGCCGCCTTGCCCGATCGCGACCGCCTCGACCGGCGCGACGTGAAGACCCTGCTGCTGGCCGCCCTGGGCGGTGCGCTGGAGTTCTACGACTTCGTGGTGTTCGTGTTCTTCGCGATCCCGCTGAGCCAGTTGTTCTTTCCCCACGACACGGCGCCGTGGCTGGCCCAGTTGCAGGTGTTCGGCATCTTTGCCGCGGGTTATCTGGCGCGGCCGCTGGGCGGCATCGTGATGGCGCATTACGGCGACAAGCTGGGGCGCAAGCGCATGTTCACGCTCAGCGTGTTCCTGATGGCGGTGCCCACGCTGGGCATCGGCCTGCTGCCGACCCATGCGCAGATCGGCATGCTGGCGCCACTGCTGTTGCTGCTGCTGCGCGTGGTGCAAGGCATCGCGGTGGGCGGCGAGGTGCCGGGAGCCTGGGTTTTCGTGGCCGAGCACGTGCCTGCGCGACGGGTGGGCTTCGCCTGCGCCAGCCTCACCTCGGGCCTGACCGTCGGCATCCTGATCGGCTCGTTGGTGGCGGCGACGATCAACAGCCGGCTGACGCCCGCGGCGGTGCTGGACTGGGGCTGGCGCCTGCCGTTCCTGGTCGGCGGCGTATTCGGCTTCTGCGCGGTGTGGCTGCGCCGCTGGCTCAGCGAGACGCCGGTATTCCAGGCGATGCATGCGCGCAGGGAACTGGCCAGCGGCCTGCCGCTGCGGCTCGTGTTCGAACGACATCTGCCCAGTGTGTTGCTGTCGATGCTGGTGACGTGGATGCTTACCGCGGCGATCCTGGTGATCATCCTGATGACGCCGTCGATCGTGCAGTCGGCTTTTCATGTCGCCCCGGCGCGAGCGTTCCTGGGCAACAACCTGGCCTCGTTCGCGCTGGCGCTGGGCTGTCTCGGATACGGCTGGCTGGCCGACCGGATCGGTTACGCGCGGACGCTGCTGCTCGGCGCGATCGGCCTGCTGCTGTGCAGCTATGCGCTCTACCTCGACCTGCAGGCCGGCGCCGGGCATTTTCTCGCGCTCTACGCGTTGACCGGACTGGCGGTTGGCGTGGTGGGTGTCGTTCCCGCGCTGATGGTGGCGGCGTTTCCGCCGGCGGTGCGCTTTTCCGGCCTGTCGTTCTCGTACAACATCGCCTATGCGCTGTTCGGCGGCATCACCCCGCCGCTGATCGGCTGGCTGGTGAAGCAGTTCGGCGTGCTGGCGCCGGCGCACTACGTGGCGTTTGCCGCGCTCATCGGGGTCGCCGTCGCGCTGCGCCTGCGGGGACGCGACGTGGCTGACGGCTAG
- the ligA gene encoding NAD-dependent DNA ligase LigA: protein MTERPVPADIVARSVALRAQIEQANYRYHVLDDADITDAEYDRRMRELEALEAEWPELATADSPTRKVGARASGGFAEVRHALPMLSLGNAFEQEGENERERFREIADFERRIEHTLERRTPVFSVEPKLDGLAISLRYEDGVFVQGATRGDGETGEDVTANLRTVRAIPLKLRGSGWPAVLEVRGEVIMLRKDFEVFNEYARKHDEKPLANPRNGAAGSLRQLDPAITAKRRLSFFAYAIGVVEGGELPPTHSATLQQLREWGFPVSPEVDVARGFDGLIAYFRRIGAKRDSLPYDIDGVVYKLDDYAGQREMGFLSRAPRWAIAHKFPAQEQTTRLLDIEIQIGRTGAATPRARMEPVQVGGVTVTYATLHNADQVARLDARVGDTVIVRRAGDVIPEVVRVVEDLRPQGTQPWTMPTRCPICDSALIREEGAAAWRCSGGLICAAQRKEALIHFASRRAMDIEGLGERFAEALVELDLVHTPADLYGMGVDDFVDMKRRIDERKPAPAEAGGTTPETVKAGKVATKWAENLVAGIEASKHTTLARFLYALGIMHIGESTAKTLAAWLGRLDFVRSTPAPLLRVLPDIGEEVARSIAGFFAQDGNQQVVDQLLAAGISFSDEAAPSPLLRERLNLGVLLDMAKISKLGPKSSKLLAEHFPTLQKLQAGGAAHWITAGVPQVAASGLEAFLADPAAHAELQGAEAAMQRLLEAMPAAAEVTQAPLAGQTFVLTGSLASLSRDQAKDRLEALGAKVSGSVSKKTSVVVAGEEAGSKLDKAKELGVSVWDEVQLLALLDEHERA, encoded by the coding sequence ATGACCGAACGCCCGGTTCCCGCCGACATCGTTGCCCGCAGCGTCGCGCTGCGGGCGCAGATCGAGCAGGCCAACTACCGCTACCACGTGCTCGACGACGCGGACATCACCGACGCCGAGTACGACCGCCGGATGCGCGAACTGGAAGCGCTGGAGGCGGAATGGCCCGAGCTGGCCACCGCCGATTCGCCGACCCGCAAGGTGGGCGCGCGGGCCAGCGGCGGCTTTGCCGAGGTGCGGCATGCCTTGCCGATGCTTTCGCTGGGCAATGCGTTCGAGCAGGAAGGCGAGAACGAGCGCGAGCGTTTCCGCGAGATCGCCGACTTCGAACGACGCATCGAGCACACGCTCGAACGCAGGACTCCGGTGTTCTCGGTGGAGCCGAAGCTCGACGGCCTGGCGATCAGCCTGCGCTACGAGGACGGCGTGTTCGTGCAGGGCGCCACCCGCGGCGACGGCGAGACCGGCGAGGATGTCACCGCGAACCTGCGCACCGTGCGTGCGATCCCGCTGAAGCTGCGCGGTTCCGGCTGGCCGGCCGTGCTGGAAGTGCGCGGCGAAGTGATCATGCTGCGCAAGGATTTCGAGGTGTTCAACGAATACGCCCGCAAGCACGACGAAAAGCCGCTGGCCAATCCGCGCAACGGCGCGGCCGGTTCGCTGCGCCAGCTCGATCCGGCGATCACCGCGAAGCGGCGCCTCAGCTTCTTCGCCTACGCGATCGGCGTGGTCGAGGGCGGCGAATTGCCGCCGACCCATTCGGCCACCCTGCAGCAACTGCGCGAGTGGGGCTTTCCGGTCTCGCCGGAAGTGGATGTGGCGCGCGGCTTCGATGGCCTGATCGCCTATTTCCGCCGCATCGGCGCGAAGCGCGACAGCCTGCCGTACGACATCGACGGCGTGGTCTACAAGCTGGACGACTATGCCGGCCAGCGCGAGATGGGCTTCCTCTCGCGCGCACCGCGCTGGGCCATCGCGCACAAGTTTCCGGCGCAGGAACAGACCACCCGCCTGCTCGACATCGAGATCCAGATCGGCCGCACCGGCGCCGCCACCCCGCGCGCGCGGATGGAGCCGGTGCAGGTGGGCGGCGTCACCGTGACCTACGCCACCCTGCACAACGCCGACCAGGTGGCACGCCTGGATGCCCGCGTGGGCGACACCGTGATCGTGCGCCGCGCCGGCGACGTGATTCCCGAAGTGGTGCGCGTGGTGGAGGACCTGCGGCCGCAAGGCACGCAGCCCTGGACCATGCCCACGCGCTGCCCGATCTGCGATTCCGCGCTGATCCGCGAGGAGGGCGCGGCGGCCTGGCGCTGTTCCGGCGGACTGATCTGCGCCGCGCAACGCAAGGAGGCGCTGATCCATTTCGCCTCGCGTCGCGCGATGGACATCGAAGGCCTGGGCGAGCGCTTTGCCGAGGCGCTGGTGGAGCTCGACCTGGTGCACACGCCAGCCGACCTGTACGGCATGGGCGTGGACGATTTCGTCGACATGAAACGGCGCATCGACGAGCGCAAGCCTGCCCCAGCGGAAGCTGGGGGCACCACCCCGGAAACGGTGAAGGCCGGCAAGGTGGCGACGAAGTGGGCGGAGAACCTGGTCGCCGGCATCGAGGCCAGCAAGCACACCACGCTGGCCCGCTTCCTCTACGCGCTGGGCATCATGCACATCGGCGAAAGCACGGCCAAGACCCTGGCCGCGTGGCTGGGTCGGCTCGATTTCGTGCGCAGCACGCCGGCACCGCTGCTGCGCGTACTGCCGGACATCGGCGAAGAAGTGGCCCGGTCGATCGCCGGCTTCTTCGCGCAGGACGGCAACCAACAGGTGGTCGACCAGTTGCTGGCCGCCGGCATCAGCTTCAGCGACGAAGCCGCGCCATCGCCGCTGCTGCGCGAGCGGTTGAATCTTGGTGTGTTGCTGGACATGGCGAAGATCAGCAAGCTCGGCCCCAAGAGCAGCAAGCTGCTCGCCGAACACTTTCCCACCTTGCAGAAACTGCAGGCGGGCGGGGCGGCGCACTGGATCACCGCCGGCGTGCCCCAGGTGGCGGCGAGCGGGCTGGAAGCCTTCCTGGCCGATCCGGCGGCCCATGCCGAACTGCAGGGCGCCGAGGCGGCGATGCAGCGTCTGCTGGAGGCGATGCCCGCCGCCGCCGAAGTGACCCAGGCACCGCTGGCCGGGCAGACCTTCGTGCTCACCGGCAGCCTGGCGTCGCTCAGTCGCGATCAGGCGAAGGACCGGCTCGAAGCGCTCGGTGCCAAGGTGTCCGGTTCGGTGTCGAAGAAGACCAGCGTGGTCGTCGCCGGCGAGGAAGCGGGCTCCAAACTAGACAAGGCGAAGGAGCTGGGCGTGTCGGTGTGGGACGAAGTGCAGTTGCTTGCCCTGCTCGACGAGCACGAGCGCGCCTGA
- a CDS encoding DUF2461 domain-containing protein, whose product MSRSYFTPATFRFLRSLGNNNNREWFHAHKDDYERHVREPFLQLITDLQAPLAKISSHYRADPRKSGGSLYRIYRDTRYSNNKLPYKSWQGSRFTHERRHEIQAPGFYLHIEPGDCFAGGGLWHPEPDALKHIREFLVDNPAAWKRATQSKAFREHLQLGGESLVRPPRGYDPTHELIDDLKRKDFVATMPLGEELACSDELLPWTVAAFKRVAPLVDYLCAAQELEF is encoded by the coding sequence ATGTCCAGAAGCTATTTCACCCCCGCCACATTCCGTTTCCTGCGCTCGCTTGGAAACAACAACAACCGCGAATGGTTCCACGCGCACAAGGATGACTACGAGCGCCACGTGCGCGAGCCGTTCCTGCAACTGATCACCGACCTGCAGGCGCCGCTGGCGAAGATCAGCAGCCACTACCGCGCCGATCCGCGCAAGAGCGGCGGCTCGCTCTACCGCATCTACCGCGACACCCGCTACTCGAACAACAAGCTGCCGTACAAATCGTGGCAGGGCTCGCGCTTCACCCATGAACGACGCCACGAGATCCAGGCGCCGGGCTTCTACCTGCACATCGAGCCGGGCGACTGTTTCGCCGGCGGCGGCCTGTGGCATCCGGAACCGGACGCGTTGAAGCACATCCGCGAATTCCTGGTCGACAACCCGGCGGCATGGAAACGTGCCACGCAGAGCAAGGCATTCCGCGAACACCTGCAACTGGGCGGCGAATCGCTGGTTCGCCCGCCGCGCGGCTACGACCCCACGCACGAGCTGATCGACGATCTCAAGCGCAAGGACTTCGTCGCCACCATGCCGCTTGGCGAAGAGCTGGCCTGCTCCGACGAACTGCTGCCGTGGACCGTGGCCGCGTTCAAGCGCGTCGCGCCGCTGGTCGACTATCTGTGTGCGGCGCAGGAGCTGGAGTTCTAG
- the aqpZ gene encoding aquaporin Z, producing MNMSKRLAAEFFGTFWLVLGGCGSAVLAAGFPQLGIGFAGVAFAFGLTLLTMCYAIGHISGCHINPAVTCGLAAGGRFPLKDVIPYIVAQVLGGLLAGLVLYTIASGKPGFDAAASGFASNGYGAHSPGGYSMGAAALCEMVMTGFFIFIIMGATHKSAPVGFAGIAIGLALTLIHLISIPVTNTSVNPARSTGVAVFQGGWALDQLWFFWVMPIIGGIVGGVIYRYLWSDRAEQPAIKGDAA from the coding sequence ATGAACATGAGCAAGCGTCTGGCTGCCGAGTTCTTCGGCACGTTCTGGCTGGTTCTGGGTGGATGCGGCAGCGCCGTGCTGGCTGCCGGCTTTCCGCAACTGGGTATCGGTTTTGCCGGGGTGGCATTCGCGTTCGGCCTCACCCTGCTGACCATGTGCTACGCGATTGGCCACATTTCCGGCTGCCACATCAATCCGGCGGTCACCTGCGGTCTTGCCGCCGGCGGTCGCTTCCCGCTGAAAGACGTGATTCCGTACATCGTCGCGCAGGTGCTCGGCGGGCTGCTCGCCGGGCTGGTGCTGTACACGATCGCCTCAGGCAAGCCCGGCTTCGACGCCGCCGCAAGCGGCTTCGCCTCCAACGGCTACGGCGCGCATTCGCCGGGCGGCTATTCGATGGGCGCCGCGGCGCTGTGCGAGATGGTGATGACCGGCTTCTTCATCTTCATCATCATGGGCGCCACGCACAAGAGTGCGCCGGTGGGTTTCGCCGGCATCGCGATCGGCCTGGCGCTGACCCTGATCCACCTGATCAGCATCCCGGTCACCAACACCTCGGTGAACCCGGCGCGTTCGACCGGCGTGGCGGTTTTCCAGGGCGGCTGGGCGCTGGATCAACTGTGGTTCTTCTGGGTCATGCCGATCATCGGCGGCATCGTCGGCGGCGTGATCTATCGCTACCTGTGGAGCGACCGAGCGGAGCAGCCGGCGATCAAGGGCGACGCCGCCTGA
- the epmA gene encoding EF-P lysine aminoacylase EpmA, whose translation MTMSPRATLELRARLYTLLRAFFAERNVLEVETPMLSAAGNTDPNIESFGSIFSGHVDAGARERWLRTSPEYPLKRLLAAGIGDCYELGRVFRNGEAGGRHNPEFTMLEWYRGGWDHRRLMSETIALVEAALAMRGRRAEVVVTSYRQLFLDGLGIDPVHASIDELRAPLAEFGIGPEGLGHDDWLDLLITHKLQPMFPRDRITVIHDYPASQCALAKIRPGEPPLAERFELYLGRYELANGYHELNDAAEQRARFERDNTVRRERGLREIPLDENLLGVLDAMPDCAGVALGVERLLMCLADTDAIADVLAFPFARA comes from the coding sequence ATGACGATGTCCCCACGCGCCACGCTGGAACTGCGCGCACGGCTGTACACCTTGTTGCGCGCGTTCTTCGCCGAGCGCAACGTGCTGGAGGTGGAAACCCCGATGCTGTCCGCCGCGGGCAATACCGACCCCAACATCGAGAGCTTCGGCAGCATCTTCAGCGGTCATGTCGATGCGGGCGCGCGCGAGCGCTGGCTGCGCACGTCGCCGGAGTATCCATTGAAGCGCTTGCTGGCCGCGGGCATCGGCGATTGCTACGAGCTGGGCCGGGTGTTCCGCAATGGCGAGGCGGGTGGTCGGCACAATCCCGAGTTCACCATGCTGGAGTGGTATCGGGGCGGCTGGGATCACCGGCGGCTGATGAGCGAGACGATCGCGCTGGTGGAAGCGGCGCTGGCGATGCGCGGTCGGCGTGCCGAGGTGGTGGTGACCAGTTACCGGCAGCTGTTCCTCGACGGCCTGGGCATCGATCCCGTCCACGCCTCGATCGACGAACTGCGCGCGCCGCTGGCGGAATTCGGCATCGGCCCGGAGGGGCTGGGGCATGACGACTGGCTCGACTTGCTGATCACCCACAAGCTGCAACCGATGTTTCCCCGCGATCGCATCACGGTGATCCACGATTACCCGGCGAGCCAGTGCGCGCTGGCGAAGATCCGCCCGGGCGAGCCGCCGCTGGCCGAGCGCTTCGAGCTCTACCTAGGCCGCTACGAACTGGCCAACGGCTATCACGAACTGAACGATGCGGCCGAACAGCGCGCGCGTTTCGAGCGCGACAACACCGTGCGTCGCGAACGCGGCCTGCGCGAGATTCCGCTGGATGAAAACCTGCTGGGCGTGCTGGATGCGATGCCTGACTGCGCCGGCGTGGCTTTGGGCGTGGAACGGCTGCTGATGTGCCTGGCCGACACGGACGCGATCGCCGACGTGCTGGCGTTTCCGTTTGCCCGGGCGTGA
- a CDS encoding MFS transporter — protein sequence MVPDVAALSAPDPLAGAVEADEPTSRERYRGLLWLVAAAFFMQALDSTVVNTAVPAMAEALKVTPLGMRTALTSYVLTLAILIPASPWLCDRFGTRRVFGAAIVVFGLGSLLCGIAQTLPQLVAARVLQGVGGASLMPVGRYVLVRSIDRGEFVRAMSTVATFGLLGSVLGPLLGGALVEFTSWRLIFLINVPVAIAGVWMNRRDMPEYRLDHANRFDLVGFLLFGAASALLLTASELAGSTPVPWSRMGLCTLAALLLGSIYLWHSRRTEHPVADLALLRVRSVSVALAGGLFTRLGISGMFLLLVLFLQVGCGWSPLAAGLMMVPQALGSIMAKWAVNRALVHYGYRRLLIGNTLIVAALLATFALLGPATPVWLIAVLTFAYGAFAGLQYTTMNTLIYVDLDIRHASMASSMASTVQYLAMSFGIALATLLMEFMLTGHAHENYVMAFRWTVLLLALVTAGASRVFSRLRPERRPDLAAPSD from the coding sequence GTGGTCCCTGACGTTGCAGCGCTTTCCGCGCCCGATCCCCTGGCCGGCGCCGTCGAGGCCGACGAGCCGACCTCGCGCGAACGCTACCGTGGCCTGCTGTGGCTGGTTGCCGCAGCCTTCTTCATGCAGGCGCTCGATTCCACCGTGGTCAACACCGCGGTGCCGGCGATGGCCGAGGCACTCAAGGTCACGCCGCTGGGCATGCGCACGGCGCTGACCAGCTATGTGCTGACCCTGGCCATCCTGATTCCCGCCAGCCCGTGGCTGTGCGACCGCTTCGGCACCCGCCGCGTGTTTGGTGCGGCGATCGTCGTGTTCGGCCTGGGCTCCTTGCTGTGCGGTATCGCGCAAACGCTGCCGCAGCTGGTGGCCGCCCGCGTGCTGCAAGGCGTGGGTGGCGCCTCGCTGATGCCGGTGGGGCGTTATGTGCTGGTGCGCAGCATCGACCGGGGCGAGTTCGTGCGGGCGATGAGCACGGTGGCCACCTTCGGCCTGCTCGGCTCGGTGCTCGGTCCGCTGCTGGGCGGCGCGCTGGTGGAGTTCACCTCGTGGCGGCTGATCTTCCTGATCAACGTGCCGGTGGCGATCGCCGGCGTGTGGATGAACCGGCGCGACATGCCGGAGTACCGGCTCGATCACGCCAACCGCTTCGACCTGGTCGGCTTCCTGCTGTTCGGCGCGGCCTCGGCGTTGCTGCTGACCGCCTCCGAGCTGGCCGGCTCGACCCCGGTGCCGTGGTCGCGCATGGGCCTGTGCACGCTGGCCGCCCTGCTGCTGGGCTCGATCTATCTGTGGCACAGCCGGCGCACCGAGCATCCGGTGGCCGATCTGGCCCTGCTGCGCGTGCGCAGCGTGTCGGTGGCGCTCGCCGGCGGGCTGTTCACCCGGCTGGGCATTTCGGGCATGTTCCTGCTGCTGGTGTTGTTCCTGCAGGTCGGCTGCGGCTGGTCACCACTGGCGGCTGGCCTGATGATGGTGCCGCAGGCACTGGGTTCGATCATGGCGAAGTGGGCGGTCAATCGGGCGCTGGTGCACTACGGCTATCGTCGCCTGCTGATCGGCAACACGCTGATCGTGGCGGCCCTGCTGGCGACGTTCGCGCTGCTCGGCCCCGCCACGCCGGTGTGGCTGATCGCCGTGCTGACCTTCGCTTACGGCGCATTCGCCGGCCTGCAGTACACCACGATGAACACGCTGATCTATGTCGACCTGGACATCCGACACGCGTCGATGGCCTCCTCGATGGCCTCCACCGTGCAGTACCTGGCGATGAGTTTCGGCATTGCGCTGGCCACGCTGCTGATGGAATTCATGCTCACCGGACACGCGCACGAAAACTACGTGATGGCGTTCCGCTGGACCGTGCTGCTGCTGGCCCTGGTCACCGCGGGAGCAAGCCGGGTGTTCAGCCGGCTGCGCCCGGAGCGGCGGCCCGACCTCGCCGCGCCTTCGGACTGA
- a CDS encoding DUF4785 domain-containing protein: protein MKKGILASALLVIFAAAPAMAGTHALLPAQADDMVPPSLQARSAGTRLTATSAAATRMHVERRPVSVSWPLAQDATLQAVPQAFSRSSREYWRDVSATELQQGLKLPLTAPGAIIRLSPGDQAVGKLDPASVRLQLGRQSLSAAAASSQVADTAQLHAAGMDVPAASMVMRLKPELGSGVATLQVASARGRYVVHVFEPQSPFAVTAQGNRDDLLLGEAVKVRVVLRDADRALPLSSVGGLLRAPDGSTTPLSFRRQADGSFTVDVRPHSIPTTPGLWEVHSFTQGTDSAGHEIRRDTTTVFAAAQPDARLSGLASTAVAADRGLDISLGVDAVSASRYAVSAVLYGRGADGRMVPAAFAQSANWLPAGKGQLTLHYDPHSLQGIGAPYELHDLRLQDQPAVGLLERRAVAMRFDTP from the coding sequence ATGAAGAAAGGGATACTCGCAAGCGCATTGCTGGTGATCTTCGCCGCCGCGCCGGCCATGGCCGGCACCCACGCGCTGCTGCCGGCGCAAGCTGATGACATGGTTCCGCCCAGCCTGCAGGCACGCAGCGCCGGCACCCGCTTGACTGCCACATCCGCCGCCGCGACGCGCATGCATGTCGAGCGCCGGCCGGTCAGCGTGAGCTGGCCGCTGGCGCAGGACGCGACGCTGCAGGCGGTGCCGCAAGCGTTTTCGCGCAGCAGCCGCGAATACTGGCGCGACGTGTCGGCCACGGAACTCCAGCAGGGCCTGAAGCTGCCGCTGACCGCACCGGGCGCGATCATCCGCCTGAGTCCGGGCGACCAGGCGGTCGGCAAGCTGGACCCGGCCAGCGTGCGGCTGCAACTGGGCCGGCAATCGCTGAGCGCCGCGGCGGCCAGCAGCCAGGTCGCCGACACCGCCCAGCTGCACGCCGCCGGCATGGACGTCCCGGCGGCCTCGATGGTGATGCGGCTGAAGCCCGAGCTGGGCAGCGGCGTGGCCACCTTGCAGGTCGCCTCCGCCCGCGGCCGCTACGTGGTGCATGTGTTCGAGCCGCAGAGCCCGTTCGCCGTCACCGCCCAGGGCAACCGTGACGACCTGCTGCTGGGCGAGGCGGTCAAGGTGCGGGTGGTCCTGCGTGACGCCGATCGCGCCTTGCCGCTGAGCTCGGTGGGCGGCCTGTTGCGCGCACCCGATGGCAGCACCACGCCGCTCAGCTTCCGTCGCCAGGCCGATGGCAGCTTCACCGTCGATGTCCGTCCGCACAGCATCCCGACCACGCCGGGCCTGTGGGAGGTGCACAGCTTCACGCAAGGCACCGACAGCGCCGGGCACGAGATCCGTCGCGACACCACCACGGTGTTCGCCGCCGCCCAGCCCGATGCCCGCCTCAGCGGCCTGGCCAGCACTGCGGTCGCCGCCGATCGCGGCCTCGACATCAGCCTGGGCGTCGATGCCGTCTCGGCCAGCCGCTATGCCGTCTCGGCAGTGCTGTACGGGCGCGGTGCCGACGGCCGGATGGTGCCGGCGGCGTTCGCCCAGTCGGCCAACTGGCTGCCGGCCGGCAAGGGCCAGCTGACCCTGCACTACGACCCGCACAGCCTGCAGGGCATCGGCGCACCGTACGAACTGCACGACCTGCGCTTGCAGGATCAGCCGGCGGTCGGATTGCTCGAACGCCGCGCCGTGGCGATGCGCTTCGACACGCCCTGA
- the nhaD gene encoding sodium:proton antiporter NhaD encodes MRWFAALALLSASTPLMAAETGAGVNFHLVAHPIGWVALALFVLAYMAVILEERIHIAKSKPVMLAAALIWGMIAWQNGGTGTDASLTREAFEAMFLEYAEIFFFLVVAMTYVTAMGERGVFEALRSQLIRYGFSYRSLFWITGLLAFLISPVLDNLTTALVMSAVILAVGAGNTRFITLAMINLVVAANAGGAWSAFGDITTLMVWQANKAQFFDFFRLFFPAVVNWLVPALIMFVALPKGRPASTESHSRIKHGGISICLTFALTIAITVVGRQWLGMPAAYGMLTGLALLNLLASRIDYRQRRYALAHGAEEQGYSIFRIIANAEWDTLLFFYGVFACVGGLAALGYLELASTRLYGNLGPTTANAAMGVLSSVVDNIPIMFAVIKMNPPMDASQWLLITLTAGVGGSLLSVGSAAGVALMGAARGQYTFMSHLRWSWAIALGYAASIALHLWLTRFVFG; translated from the coding sequence ATGCGATGGTTTGCCGCCCTGGCGCTCCTGTCCGCCAGCACGCCGCTGATGGCGGCCGAAACCGGCGCCGGGGTGAACTTCCACCTGGTGGCGCACCCGATCGGCTGGGTGGCGCTGGCGCTGTTCGTGCTGGCCTACATGGCGGTGATCCTCGAAGAGCGCATCCACATCGCCAAGTCCAAGCCGGTGATGCTGGCCGCTGCGCTGATCTGGGGCATGATCGCCTGGCAGAACGGCGGCACCGGCACCGACGCCAGCCTCACTCGCGAAGCGTTCGAGGCGATGTTCCTCGAGTACGCGGAGATCTTCTTCTTCCTGGTCGTGGCGATGACCTACGTGACCGCGATGGGCGAGCGCGGCGTGTTTGAGGCCTTGCGCTCGCAGCTGATCCGCTACGGCTTCAGCTATCGCAGCCTGTTCTGGATCACCGGCCTGCTCGCCTTCCTGATCTCGCCGGTGCTGGACAACCTGACCACCGCGCTGGTGATGTCGGCGGTGATTCTGGCCGTGGGCGCCGGCAACACGCGTTTCATCACGCTGGCGATGATCAACCTGGTGGTGGCGGCGAATGCCGGCGGCGCCTGGAGCGCGTTCGGCGACATCACCACGCTGATGGTGTGGCAGGCCAACAAGGCACAATTTTTCGACTTCTTCCGGCTGTTCTTCCCGGCCGTGGTGAACTGGCTGGTGCCGGCGCTGATCATGTTTGTCGCGCTGCCGAAAGGCCGGCCGGCGAGCACCGAAAGTCACAGCCGGATCAAGCATGGCGGCATCAGCATCTGCCTCACGTTCGCGTTGACCATCGCGATCACCGTGGTCGGCCGCCAGTGGCTGGGCATGCCCGCCGCCTACGGCATGCTCACCGGCCTGGCCCTGCTGAACCTGCTGGCCAGCCGCATCGACTATCGCCAGCGCCGCTACGCGCTGGCGCACGGCGCCGAAGAACAGGGCTATTCGATCTTCCGCATCATCGCCAACGCCGAGTGGGACACGCTGCTGTTCTTCTACGGCGTGTTCGCCTGCGTCGGGGGGCTGGCTGCGCTGGGCTATCTGGAACTGGCCTCGACCCGGCTCTATGGCAACCTCGGACCGACCACGGCGAACGCCGCGATGGGCGTGCTCTCGTCGGTGGTCGACAACATCCCGATCATGTTCGCAGTGATCAAGATGAATCCGCCGATGGACGCCTCGCAATGGTTGCTGATCACGCTGACCGCCGGTGTGGGCGGCAGCCTGCTGTCGGTCGGCTCGGCGGCCGGCGTGGCGCTGATGGGCGCCGCGCGCGGCCAGTACACCTTCATGAGCCACCTGCGCTGGAGCTGGGCGATCGCGCTGGGCTACGCCGCCAGCATCGCCCTGCACCTGTGGCTGACCCGGTTCGTGTTCGGCTGA